A genomic stretch from Candidatus Thioglobus sp. includes:
- the thiE gene encoding thiamine phosphate synthase has product MSNSVEKIRGIYAITPDVPLNLDQVEKVITQHHISILQYRRKTTDDGLKLEEATKLRQLCLQHHTLFIINDDINLAQKVDADGVHLGKSDASIEQARQLLKQDAIIGVSCYDDINLAINAQEKGASYVAFGALFSSSTKPDAPHCSLDIITQARQILKVPIVGIGGIDFNNQEYAFQAGCTAVAMVRALYEH; this is encoded by the coding sequence ATGTCAAATTCAGTTGAAAAAATCCGTGGCATTTACGCCATTACACCAGATGTTCCTCTTAACCTCGATCAAGTTGAAAAAGTAATTACTCAGCATCATATTAGCATCTTACAGTACCGACGCAAAACCACTGATGACGGTTTAAAGCTTGAAGAAGCTACTAAACTGCGCCAATTATGTTTACAACATCATACTTTATTTATTATCAATGATGATATTAACCTTGCTCAAAAAGTTGATGCAGATGGCGTTCATCTAGGTAAAAGTGATGCTTCAATTGAACAAGCACGCCAACTACTCAAACAAGATGCCATTATTGGTGTGTCTTGTTATGATGATATAAATCTGGCAATCAATGCACAAGAAAAAGGTGCTAGTTATGTAGCTTTTGGCGCCTTATTTTCGTCCAGCACCAAACCAGACGCACCTCATTGCTCATTAGATATTATTACCCAAGCTCGGCAAATTCTCAAAGTTCCAATTGTAGGTATTGGCGGTATTGATTTTAACAATCAAGAGTATGCATTCCAGGCTGGATGCACTGCTGTAGCAATGGTTAGGGCCTTATATGAACATTAG
- a CDS encoding rod shape-determining protein, with the protein MFKLGLFKPKCLSIDLGTVNTLIYLNGELVLDEPSVVAIRDEPGSLEKVVVAVGREAKNMLGRTPGAIQAIRPMKDGVIADFSITKKMLQYFIRQVMQQGFFSPSPSILICVPCGATQVERRAIKESAVEAGAKEVFLIDEPIAAALGAGMDIGESAGHMVVDIGGGTTEIGIMSLNGIVYADSVRVAGDAFNESITKYVRQKHKVIIGEVTAEKIKEEIGSAYKSNAIKKAKYVGRGVASGLPTEFIMTNVQTLDALRSPLKAVIAAIRVALEKTPPELSSDIAEGGVMLTGGGALLEGLGLLIKRETNLEVHIADNPLVCVAKGANMALEMINKQQMAFVSAE; encoded by the coding sequence ATGTTCAAATTAGGTCTATTCAAGCCAAAGTGTCTATCAATCGATCTGGGCACAGTTAATACATTAATCTATTTAAATGGTGAGCTGGTTCTTGATGAGCCATCAGTCGTTGCTATTCGTGATGAACCAGGCTCTTTAGAGAAAGTGGTCGTTGCAGTTGGAAGGGAAGCTAAAAATATGCTGGGTAGAACGCCAGGTGCCATCCAGGCTATTCGACCAATGAAAGATGGCGTGATTGCTGATTTTAGCATCACCAAAAAAATGCTACAGTACTTTATTCGACAGGTGATGCAACAAGGCTTCTTTTCACCTTCACCCTCAATCTTGATTTGTGTCCCCTGTGGTGCCACCCAGGTGGAGCGTCGAGCTATTAAAGAAAGTGCGGTTGAAGCAGGTGCCAAAGAAGTATTCCTAATCGATGAACCTATTGCTGCTGCATTAGGCGCGGGTATGGATATTGGTGAGTCAGCAGGACACATGGTGGTTGATATTGGTGGTGGCACTACCGAGATTGGTATTATGTCTCTTAATGGTATCGTTTATGCAGATTCAGTGCGAGTTGCTGGTGATGCTTTTAATGAGAGTATTACTAAGTATGTGCGCCAGAAGCACAAAGTTATTATTGGTGAAGTTACTGCTGAAAAGATCAAAGAAGAAATAGGATCTGCTTATAAATCTAATGCTATTAAAAAAGCTAAGTACGTAGGTAGAGGTGTTGCTTCTGGGTTGCCAACTGAGTTTATTATGACTAATGTCCAAACTCTAGATGCTTTAAGAAGTCCATTAAAAGCAGTTATAGCTGCTATTAGAGTCGCTTTAGAGAAAACACCACCTGAACTCTCTTCAGATATTGCAGAAGGTGGCGTCATGCTAACTGGTGGCGGCGCATTATTAGAGGGCTTAGGTCTACTAATAAAAAGAGAAACAAATCTTGAGGTGCATATTGCTGACAACCCACTAGTTTGTGTTGCAAAAGGTGCCAATATGGCATTAGAAATGATTAACAAGCAACAAATGGCTTTTGTCTCAGCTGAATAA
- the lptC gene encoding LPS export ABC transporter periplasmic protein LptC: MNFQLRHNLLLTTFIIVIIATMWLLMKGLSYSFDQLTTPDSTDSIELKDDEILALPVLSQKSGYMEKIENFALQEFGINRVLSHFVQADIYLNFKEEPALLVNPRVTTYDQNGETNYILTSKRANYLDTGEVSFKGEVNISSGNGVSHKMNTEELLVDTNTDDLLSTEKVTYLGEDSKIISQGMHMQTKIDRMQLTGDVVINQDSGQKMLTKDLYIDQSSDQKHYYSDDKTTYLSTENKIYAHGMDIKDKTTQLLGQVNILQNSGSTIDTEDLTIDQSNNAQVYTTDNGIHYQSSVADIRALGMRYDADKQKIQFTGGVVGQYD; this comes from the coding sequence ATGAATTTTCAATTAAGACATAATTTATTACTTACAACTTTTATTATAGTGATTATTGCCACAATGTGGCTTTTGATGAAAGGTTTGTCTTATTCATTTGACCAATTAACAACGCCAGATTCTACAGATTCCATTGAATTAAAAGATGATGAAATACTTGCCCTGCCCGTACTTTCTCAAAAATCTGGTTATATGGAAAAAATTGAAAACTTTGCGTTGCAAGAATTTGGCATTAACCGAGTCTTGTCTCATTTTGTTCAAGCAGATATCTATCTTAACTTTAAAGAAGAGCCCGCTTTATTGGTTAATCCTAGAGTAACAACTTATGATCAAAATGGCGAGACTAATTATATATTAACATCTAAGCGTGCTAATTATCTTGATACTGGCGAGGTAAGCTTTAAGGGGGAGGTGAACATTTCTTCAGGTAATGGAGTTAGCCATAAAATGAACACCGAAGAGCTTCTGGTTGATACAAATACAGATGATCTATTAAGCACTGAGAAGGTAACTTATTTGGGAGAAGATTCGAAAATTATCTCCCAAGGTATGCACATGCAAACAAAAATTGATAGAATGCAGCTAACAGGTGATGTGGTTATTAATCAGGACAGTGGTCAAAAAATGCTTACTAAAGATTTATATATTGATCAGTCTAGTGATCAAAAGCATTATTATTCAGATGATAAAACCACTTACCTATCTACCGAAAATAAGATTTATGCTCACGGCATGGACATTAAAGATAAAACAACCCAATTATTGGGTCAGGTTAATATTTTGCAAAATTCAGGATCAACTATCGATACTGAAGATTTAACGATTGATCAGTCAAACAATGCACAGGTGTATACAACAGACAATGGTATTCATTATCAATCAAGCGTTGCAGATATTCGCGCTCTAGGTATGCGTTATGATGCAGACAAACAAAAGATTCAATTTACCGGCGGTGTAGTAGGACAATATGATTAA
- the lptB gene encoding LPS export ABC transporter ATP-binding protein, whose protein sequence is MPDILEIKKIFKSYSRRAIVKDVSFFVKTGEIVGLIGPNGAGKTTCFYVACGLVKADKGNVYINEIDISKMPMHKRAQMGIGYLPQEPSIFRKLSAEDNIMALLENNASLDEAQREHRLEELLKEFNIEHIRHLEGISLSGGERRRVEIARTLALDPKFILLDEPFAGVDPISVKDIQSIIYHLRDRGIGILITDHNYREMLDTCDHSYVLNDGEIIAKGDKEQILANRLVKTVYLGERRVGQVKYPKKRSIDKNKGFDF, encoded by the coding sequence ATGCCGGACATTTTAGAAATTAAAAAAATCTTCAAATCTTATAGTCGTCGCGCCATTGTAAAAGATGTTTCATTTTTTGTTAAAACTGGTGAGATTGTTGGTTTAATAGGCCCTAATGGCGCTGGTAAAACTACCTGCTTTTACGTTGCTTGTGGATTGGTTAAGGCGGATAAAGGCAATGTCTATATTAATGAGATCGATATTAGTAAAATGCCTATGCATAAACGAGCTCAAATGGGGATTGGCTACCTTCCACAGGAGCCATCCATTTTTAGGAAGCTTTCTGCTGAAGATAATATTATGGCGTTGTTAGAGAATAATGCCAGCTTAGATGAGGCGCAACGCGAGCACCGATTAGAAGAGTTATTAAAAGAATTTAACATTGAGCATATTCGCCATCTTGAAGGCATAAGCTTGTCAGGTGGCGAAAGAAGAAGAGTAGAAATTGCACGTACTTTAGCGCTTGATCCAAAATTTATTCTACTTGATGAGCCTTTTGCAGGCGTTGATCCTATTTCAGTAAAAGATATACAAAGTATTATTTACCATCTCAGAGATCGCGGTATTGGCATCCTAATTACAGATCATAACTATCGAGAAATGCTGGATACTTGTGACCACTCCTATGTTCTTAATGATGGGGAGATTATCGCCAAAGGTGACAAAGAACAGATACTTGCAAATCGATTGGTTAAAACGGTTTATTTAGGAGAAAGGCGTGTTGGACAAGTCAAGTATCCGAAAAAACGGTCCATTGATAAAAATAAGGGCTTTGACTTTTAA